From the genome of Phlebotomus papatasi isolate M1 chromosome 2, Ppap_2.1, whole genome shotgun sequence:
AAAGGCATAATGAATTGCACAAATAATTAACTTCCCCTTTCCTCTCTTCCTTTTCAAGAACTCTAAGCTcatgaaaattaagtttttatcAATACtgagataagaaaaataaatgagaCTAGATTAACATAATTGAAAAATGCATAGAATATAATTTCTTAGATTTTAATCATCTAATAATTAGGCTTTAGTTTAAACGGGACGTCTCTTATTagtaaattgagcaaatttatctGTAGCTTAATTTCAATAATGTATATTTGTCCTTTTGGCTTTtgtaaataaactaaaatatttaataaaacgaTTTAATTcgactttttgaaaaattgggTAAACCTGGGAACAGGGTTTCTGGGGCTGTATCCTCCAGacgtgagagtttgattttgtgggaaaacccaactctccgtgtggaactcgcctatttggtatccacgaaattttcgattggaaattttctcatcaaaaaccggggagaattctcgagtggtattcccggtgagagtttgattaatttacatagaaaataggcaaataaattaaaatatcgcgttttttaagttttgaaatggtttttaaatgattatttcacttaataaatgcaatttccgtatatttattataaaatttcaaagaagtttttttcttaataaactgtgcagaaatttagaacttttttcttattatctcttattatttttctaatttttcgagtttgataccaatcatttctcaaattgtttgttattttaatattattttatttcagctctcgtaaataagaaaacggttgtggccatttaatgattagatcttTGATTAACTTAAATACGAAAAACAGATTTTTAGACATTTACTTGGCCGTATAaactctttaaaacttttttttttaactaaaaccaGACAAAAAAGATCGCAAAATTTATAGGAAGTTTATCGGGAAAAGGTCCTTCTTTAGTAAGTTAAAATCGTTAGATCTCAAGAACCAACAAAACAAACATTAACtttacactttttttcttttccgaaTTTCTGTTGgaattttagtactaaaataATAAAGAGAAATTTGGCATAAAATCCCGGTGTAGTTATTTAAGTGTTAAAAGGAGTCGCGATGAATAAATCAAAGCTTAAAACAATgttaatttaattctttattcattcattgaatttataattacttcagtaggggaaagtaccctcccttcgaacgttcatgcctttgtataatatgaattttcttgtattttcctaagagacttacacataattatcacataattagcactaattgataataagctaactaatattttatgtattttatagaaatccgtaagtctcttaggaaaaataaaagaaaattcacattattcgaagacatgaacgttcgaagggagcgtACTTTCTcctattctcccttcgaacgttcaagccttcgaataatgtgaattttcttttagttttcctaagagtcttagacatttctattaaatattagttggcttatcatcaattgttgaaaatttcgtGATTGgagtaaatctcttacgaaaaacaaaagaaattcactttattcgaaggcatgaacgttcgaagggagagcactttttGCGACCAAAAACAGAGCGCCAAAAGTCAAAAAACGTTATCCACAAAgagttccacacgaaaatctcgCCTGATTCTCGCCGATATTCGTGGATACGGAGAGAAGGCAAGTGGGAAAAATAGGCGAAAATGTCACGAAGAGAAACTCGCGTAAAATCTTCTCTCACGTGAATGATACAGCCTCGCCAACTCAGTTTCCACTGGCTCAAAACTGTATCACCACTCTTAACATTCTGGTACCAAGAGCTGTTGGTTGTTAACTTTGGTCAGCAGGGACATTGGatgttcagaaaaaaattttgaacatgAAAAAAATGAGCCATCGTTACGTGATCCAGTACctgtttttgaaaggtcttaatACAGCCGAGATTAAAGGCAACAGATTCTACTTTAagttgtctacacattagacaaattattgaaataatagcatttcaaagtgacattaaaaagaaacattcaatattgaagcgaatattgaaaccaatatttcaataattgcctacacactgaacaaattgacttcaatattaaaactttaatattaaaaacaccagtccagtcagggattcacagacttctgggattttcttccgtattttgtcaagaacaccctgAAATACCCAAGTTGATCAGAAGATTTCTtcagctttctccaggaaatcccagatcttctaggATTTTCTGGTTCATTAtgtccaaagcacttcagatacattctgtggtcagaggatctctggagctttctccaagaaatcccagatcttctgggattttcttgttcatcatgcccaaagcacttcatataagtataattttatgatacaaATTGAAATCCTACAGAGGGAACGAAGGCTTGTGGTTGTGGCcatctgtgatgttctgaaggaagaagattcctgaccattaaaaaattttgaaggaaatatcaaatcaatttgatatttagaatttctttgaaattttatttcaacgtgactttgaaattttttattgacataatttggcctagtttgtagccattcaaaataatgaaataaaatattgaataaaatgttccatattgaaacaaagatttcaatatttgccttcacactggacaattttcttcaatattgaaacatttatgtcaataaatctttgcaatgtggaagcaatccttgtcaatatttgatattgaaaagaaatatttcaataaattatgtctaatgtatagccagctttatggcctctacacactagagaaaattatgtccatattgaagagtttttcctacactggcgtagggaatttgcttcaatatggacataaatttctctagtgtgtagaggccattagggacGTCTGGTCCTTCGATTTCCACTGTAAAATTTTGGTTAGCAGAGTGTAAGCATGGTCGAAAGAGCTTGAATGATGGTCAACGCACTGATCGCGCTACAGAGGCGTCCTCACCGGAAAATATGATGAAAATCCAGAAAATGATATTGAGTGATCCTGGGATTGAAAGTGTGTGAGTTTGCTGACATGTCAGCAGGACTTTCAAAAAGTGTCGTACATCATTGAGAGAAAATTTGAACATGAAAAAGCTGAAAAGAGCCCAAGGAGACTgttttgttgagaaataaaaaagttcaaaatattttttgttttccctCCGAGGCCAGGGACTTCTGCGACTGCCTGTCGTTTTGgcttttgtaaataaattaaaatatttaatacgaTTTAATTcgactttttgaaaaataagaaaacctAGCATTTCCTGGGGTTCCTGTCATCTAGTCGGCCTTTGGATATTCCCTGCGACAAAATATTAAGAatgaaaatgcaagaaaaaggcTCAGAATTATGTGGAAAGTGTCTTTATTTGGATATTAATGATAGTTTGTAAACTCTAGTGAAAATGCTTAAGGGTGGGAATATCCCTGGAGAGAGCCGTTCAATTCTCTTCAGCATCAGCAAATCGTTCCTCATCTGCAAGGAAAATTTCTCCAGTAAGTATCctgatttttttcctctctaaaATTCACCCGGGATTACCATCAATATGGAGATTCTGAATATTGGCCATGTCCTCTTCCGCTTCCATAAATTCATCATCAGAGATGCTGTCATTGGGATCCGGATGCAGTCTTTGGCAGTGATTCATGGCTTCGTAAATATGATCCACTGCATTGGGATTTTGGGGCAGTAGATGCAATTCACTGCCACCAAGATCACTTCCCAGGGAAGCATCTGACCCATTGCCCTCATCTTCTTCAACTTCTGGTGCCTCATTGCCCCCATTTGCCTGGCCATTGGCATCAAAGACTCCTGGCCATTTCAGTGCAAAATCCAAAATCATGTAGATACTCCGCGATGGAGCTGAAGAGATGGCATGTAGGGTGATCTTTAGCCAGGGTATTGATACACCCTCCTCTCGATTTTCCGGTTTCCATGCAAGATACCTTGAAAGACATTCCCATAAAACCTGAAATCCCTCTTCCCCAGATTTTTCTCTCTTCTTACTCCTTTGTGACGAAAAGTGTTCCATTTCCAACATCTGCTTTATTAATCTGCAATTTTACGTTATCTTCTGAGTACACAGTATCCTCTACGGATGTATTTATCACTCCAATAATGGACATTTTCACGCAagataaaaattgcaataaaaaacgTCTCACAGGGTTTGTTTATGTTTTTCACTGAACCGCCATGACACTTCCACGGAGTTCGGGTATCTGCCACGGAGAGTCGCTTCAGTCGCCCATGTGGTGTTGTCAAACAAACATAGTGCGTGGTTTTTTGGTATTTTCACGGTGATTTTCACACAGGGAAACATAAAAAACTAGATAGAATCGTGCAATGGGACGCCCAGGTAAGTTCTGTGCTGGATGCTATGTAAATTGTGTAGTAGTTTGTCCTGAAATGGGGTTTTCGcaaaacctaacctcaaataaCACACGCCGCTTTTGCAGGTTTCACTCCCGGAGGCGGAAGAGGAGGCTTTAGGGGCGCCGGTGGACGTGGTGGTGGCGGTGGTCGAGGAGGTTTTGGTGGTGAGTCTTCGAGGGGGGTGTTGTGTTGAAATATATGTGACAGGAGTTGTTTTTAGGCGGTGGACGCGGAGGTGGAGGCCGTGGTGGCTTCAAACCGGGCGGTGGGAGAGGTGGCGGCGGGGGCAGGGGTCGAGGAGGCGGTGGAGGTCGAGGTGGAGGTGGTCGAGGGggtttcaagggtggaaaaacaGTGATTATTGAGCCCCATCGCCATGAAGGAGTGTTTATTGCTCGTGGAAAGGAAGATGCTCTTGTAACGCGGAATCTAGTTCCCGGATCCGAAGTCTACGGCGAGAAGAGGATATCTGTTGAGGTAAGTTTGTACCTTGGGATATTCTTGAGGATTTGCCAGTGTGATGAGAAGCGCAGGGGTATGGAATTCGGCAGAAATGTGGCCGACAGACTCTCCATAGCTTCATCAATATGGCGCCCGAGGTGCTTTTGATGGAGGATGGAAGGGTCTGAAAAAATGCGCTAACTGACAAATTTTCCTCCAAGACATGGATAGATTTAATCAAAAACCCATAGCTAAAGAGTTTAACTGGGCTTTCAGGAGAAAACCGACAAGATTGAGTACAGAGTGTGGAATCCATTTAGGTCTAAGCTGGCGGCAGCAATTCTTGGTGGAGTTGACAAAATTCACATGGCTCCCGGATCGAAGGTTTTGTACTTGGGAGCTGCTTCGGGAACGACAGTTTCGCACGTTTCGGATATAGTGGGACCCGAAGGGTTGGTGTATGCTGTAGAATTTTCGCACAGGAGTGGCAGGGACCTGATAAATGTGGCCAAGAAGAGAACTAACATAATTCCCATCATTGAGGATGCTCGCCATCCACACAAATACCGTATGCTCATTGGGATGGTGGATACGGTATTTGCAGATGTGGCTCAGCCAGATCAGGCCCGAATAGTTGCCCTCAATGCCCAGCACTTCCTCAAAAATGGCGGGCACTTTGTTATCTCCATCAAAGCGTCCTGCATTGATTCCACAGCCCAACCGGAGGCTGTATTTGCGGCGGAAGTGAAGAAACTGCAAGCGGATAAGCTGAAGCCGCAAGAACAGATCACTCTGGAGCCATATGAGAGGGATCATGCGGTGGTTGTTGGAGTGTTCCGGCCTCCGCCAAAGGCGTAGATTTTAAGTGaaagagaatatttttctttttgttcaaaaaaaatatattacaccCTGACTAATCAAGCACAGTCTTCTTCTTTCCCATGGAGAGCCCTTGAGATGTCTATCCAATCCATGGCTTGGCGTAGGGCATCATTCTTTGAGGGAATTGTGTCGTAGTTCCAATAGGAAAACTTGTCAAACTTCCCGGTGATTTTCATGGTTGAGGAATCACCTTTTGCAGATGTTAATATCACTCCCTGGTGACTCTCAGGAACGCTGAAATCATTGCCCACGAGTGGGTAGCCTCTTAAAGAGTTGGTGAATACTGAAAACCAAGAACAATGGATTAAGAGGGATTCTTTGGAAGGGCGCTTCGCGGCTGCTTCCCTAACCTCCATTTTGGTCAGTTTTCACGAAGTTCTCGAAGTATTTCTCGACATTTGCTGCTCCGCTGGAGTCGGTCTCGGCTGGCATGAAGTGTATCTTGGCCGTGGGTGCACTCTGCAGACCCTCAGTTGAAATCTTAGTAGGCATTTTGGGCGGAAAACACAAATACTAGTAAATGCTAATTCTCACATAAGCTTTGTGATTCTTTTGAAATCCAAGGCAAAGTTAAATTAGTGAAAACTTCCTTCTATTTTAAACAATTCaatcaatgtactagaaatactggGGATTGAATGTACAGATTTTAAAACTAGTTCCTTGCAGATTAACATatgatt
Proteins encoded in this window:
- the LOC129803691 gene encoding rRNA 2'-O-methyltransferase fibrillarin; the encoded protein is MGRPGFTPGGGRGGFRGAGGRGGGGGRGGFGGGGRGGGGRGGFKPGGGRGGGGGRGRGGGGGRGGGGRGGFKGGKTVIIEPHRHEGVFIARGKEDALVTRNLVPGSEVYGEKRISVEEKTDKIEYRVWNPFRSKLAAAILGGVDKIHMAPGSKVLYLGAASGTTVSHVSDIVGPEGLVYAVEFSHRSGRDLINVAKKRTNIIPIIEDARHPHKYRMLIGMVDTVFADVAQPDQARIVALNAQHFLKNGGHFVISIKASCIDSTAQPEAVFAAEVKKLQADKLKPQEQITLEPYERDHAVVVGVFRPPPKA
- the LOC129803699 gene encoding methylosome subunit pICln, with protein sequence MSIIGVINTSVEDTVYSEDNVKLQINKADVGNGTLFVTKEYLAWKPENREEGVSIPWLKITLHAISSAPSRSIYMILDFALKWPGVFDANGQANGGNEAPEVEEDEGNGSDASLGSDLGGSELHLLPQNPNAVDHIYEAMNHCQRLHPDPNDSISDDEFMEAEEDMANIQNLHIDDEERFADAEEN
- the LOC129803701 gene encoding ribonuclease H2 subunit C; protein product: MPTKISTEGLQSAPTAKIHFMPAETDSSGAANVEKYFENFVKTDQNGVFTNSLRGYPLVGNDFSVPESHQGVILTSAKGDSSTMKITGKFDKFSYWNYDTIPSKNDALRQAMDWIDISRALHGKEEDCA